One uncultured Alphaproteobacteria bacterium genomic region harbors:
- a CDS encoding Methylmalonyl-CoA carboxyltransferase 5S subunit, whose amino-acid sequence MGRVVEVTDVILRDAHQSLLATRMAMEDMVPACEDLDNAGYWSLECWGGATFDACIRFLNEDPWERLRTFKKLMPKTPLQMLLRGQNLLGYRHYEDGVVERFVDKAAENGMDVFRVFDALNDLRNLETALKAVKKTGKHAQGTICYTQSPVHTIPAFVQMAKDLQSMGVDSICIKDMAALLQPQAAYDLVKGIKDACGKDMRVHLHVHSTTGVTMVSLMKAIEAGVDIVDTAISSLSLGSGHNPTEALVKMLVGTGFETRLDMERLLRVKAHFAKIRPRYRKFMADYNAVDTEIFDSQIPGGMISNMASQLREMEAADKIAEVMAEVPRVRADAGYPPLVTPSSQIVGSQAVFNVLMGERYGTQTTEFSDLMLGYYGSTLGEKNAEVLDQAKQLTGKPVITGRPADLLAPEWDQLRAEASKIPNFNGSDEDVLTYAMFPGVAESFFKTRPEGPKNLGQDPAKAA is encoded by the coding sequence ATGGGCCGCGTGGTTGAAGTGACGGATGTGATTCTGCGCGATGCGCACCAGAGCCTGCTGGCCACTCGTATGGCGATGGAAGATATGGTTCCCGCCTGCGAGGACCTCGACAATGCGGGCTATTGGTCGCTCGAGTGCTGGGGCGGCGCGACCTTCGACGCCTGCATCCGCTTCCTCAACGAGGACCCGTGGGAACGCCTGCGCACCTTCAAGAAGCTGATGCCGAAGACGCCGCTGCAGATGCTGCTGCGCGGCCAGAACCTCCTCGGTTACCGTCACTACGAGGACGGCGTGGTGGAGCGCTTCGTCGACAAGGCGGCCGAGAACGGCATGGACGTGTTCCGCGTGTTCGACGCGCTCAATGACCTGCGCAACCTCGAAACCGCGCTCAAGGCGGTGAAGAAGACCGGCAAGCACGCCCAGGGCACGATCTGCTACACCCAGAGCCCGGTGCACACCATCCCGGCGTTCGTGCAGATGGCGAAGGACCTCCAGTCGATGGGCGTCGATTCGATCTGCATCAAGGACATGGCCGCACTGTTGCAGCCTCAGGCGGCCTACGATCTGGTGAAGGGGATCAAGGACGCCTGCGGCAAGGACATGCGCGTGCACCTGCACGTCCACTCCACCACCGGCGTCACCATGGTGTCGCTGATGAAGGCGATCGAGGCCGGGGTGGACATCGTCGATACCGCGATCAGCTCGCTCTCCCTCGGTTCCGGTCACAACCCCACCGAGGCCTTGGTGAAGATGCTGGTCGGCACCGGTTTCGAAACCCGGCTCGACATGGAGCGGCTCCTCAGGGTCAAGGCCCACTTCGCCAAGATCCGCCCGCGCTACCGGAAGTTCATGGCCGACTACAACGCGGTCGATACCGAGATCTTCGACAGCCAGATCCCGGGCGGGATGATCTCCAACATGGCCTCGCAACTGCGCGAGATGGAGGCCGCCGACAAGATCGCCGAGGTGATGGCCGAGGTGCCGCGGGTGCGCGCCGACGCGGGCTATCCGCCGCTCGTCACCCCGTCGTCGCAGATCGTCGGCAGCCAGGCGGTGTTCAACGTGCTGATGGGCGAGCGCTACGGCACCCAGACCACCGAATTCTCCGACCTGATGCTCGGCTATTACGGCAGCACCCTGGGCGAGAAGAACGCGGAGGTGCTGGACCAGGCGAAGCAGCTCACCGGCAAGCCGGTAATCACCGGCCGCCCCGCCGACCTGCTCGCGCCGGAGTGGGACCAGCTTCGCGCCGAGGCGTCGAAGATTCCCAACTTCAACGGTTCCGACGAGGACGTTCTGACCTATGCGATGTTCCCGGGCGTCGCGGAATCGTTCTTCAAGACCCGCCCCGAGGGGCCGAAGAACCTTGGTCAGGACCCCGCCAAGGCGGCCTGA
- a CDS encoding Glutathione S-transferase family protein yields the protein MIVLVHHLLCAASRTVRLQLGEKGVGFELRAERPWERRADFLRLNPAGDLPVLVEDEGAVAGAMATIEYVEETHAEPPLIGRDPRQKAEVRRLLNWFLVKFEREVTAPIVGEKLGKRVANSGSPDSRAVSAGRQNIHMHLDYVAWLMERRRWLAGEQMTLADIAAAAQLSVVDYAGEVPWAKHPEAKDWYARLKSRPTFRPLLAERLPGIPPPKHYADLDF from the coding sequence ATGATCGTTCTCGTGCATCATCTGCTGTGCGCGGCGTCGCGTACCGTCCGCCTGCAACTCGGCGAGAAGGGCGTCGGCTTCGAGCTGCGCGCCGAGCGCCCGTGGGAGCGCCGCGCCGATTTCCTCCGCCTCAACCCGGCGGGCGACCTGCCGGTTCTGGTGGAGGACGAGGGCGCGGTGGCGGGCGCGATGGCCACCATCGAATACGTGGAGGAAACCCACGCCGAGCCGCCGCTGATCGGCCGCGACCCGCGCCAGAAGGCCGAGGTGCGCCGCCTGCTCAACTGGTTTCTGGTGAAGTTCGAGCGCGAGGTGACGGCGCCGATCGTCGGCGAGAAGCTCGGCAAGCGCGTCGCCAATTCCGGCTCGCCGGATTCCCGCGCGGTGTCCGCCGGGCGGCAGAACATCCACATGCATCTCGATTACGTCGCCTGGTTGATGGAGCGTCGCCGCTGGCTGGCGGGGGAGCAGATGACGCTCGCCGACATCGCCGCCGCGGCCCAGCTTTCGGTGGTCGACTACGCGGGCGAAGTGCCGTGGGCGAAGCACCCGGAGGCGAAGGATTGGTATGCGCGATTGAAATCCCGCCCGACGTTTCGCCCGTTGCTTGCCGAGCGGCTGCCCGGCATTCCCCCGCCCAAGCATTACGCCGATCTCGATTTCTGA
- the arsC gene encoding arsenate reductase (Evidence 2a : Function of homologous gene experimentally demonstrated in an other organism; PubMedId : 7721697; Product type e : enzyme), with product MDVTIYHNPKCGTSRNVLALIRHAGIEPHVIEYLKDPPPRQVLVDLAAWMEVGPRAMLRRKEKLYAELGLDDPTLSDDALFDAMVEHPILIERPIVVTDRTAALCRPSERVLDLLPPMPPGEFHKEDGEPVLDADGKPVAKP from the coding sequence ATGGACGTGACGATCTACCACAATCCGAAGTGCGGCACCTCGCGCAACGTGCTGGCGCTGATCCGCCACGCCGGAATCGAGCCCCACGTCATCGAATATCTCAAGGACCCGCCGCCGCGGCAGGTGCTGGTGGACCTCGCCGCGTGGATGGAGGTCGGCCCGCGCGCGATGCTGCGGCGGAAGGAGAAGCTTTACGCCGAACTCGGACTCGACGATCCGACGCTGTCCGACGACGCGCTGTTCGACGCGATGGTGGAGCATCCGATCCTGATCGAACGGCCGATCGTGGTGACCGACCGGACGGCGGCGCTGTGCCGCCCCTCGGAACGCGTTCTCGACCTGCTGCCGCCGATGCCGCCCGGAGAATTCCATAAGGAGGACGGCGAACCGGTGCTCGACGCCGACGGCAAACCGGTGGCGAAACCCTAG
- the ydfF gene encoding Uncharacterized HTH-type transcriptional regulator YdfF produces the protein MSNFASGNAVAEVAALIGDPARANILLALMGGRALTAAELADCAGVTPQTASGHLAKMHGLGILAREAQGRHRYFRLASAEVAEVLEALMAVAAGAAPRLRSPGPRDAALRLARTCYDHAAGRLGVAIADALAAQGHVVLEGGAAAVTESGHAFFAGLGVGFGGGGRRPLCRACLDWSERRPHLAGRLGAALLDHALKRDWVRRAADGRALGLTPLGLGELSRAYGLPPDWAEERS, from the coding sequence ATGAGCAACTTCGCATCCGGCAACGCGGTGGCCGAGGTCGCCGCCCTGATCGGCGATCCGGCGCGCGCCAACATCCTCCTCGCGCTGATGGGCGGCCGCGCGCTGACCGCCGCCGAGCTGGCCGACTGCGCCGGGGTGACGCCGCAGACCGCGAGCGGCCACCTCGCGAAGATGCACGGGCTCGGCATTCTCGCGCGGGAGGCGCAGGGGCGGCACCGCTACTTCCGCCTCGCGTCGGCGGAGGTCGCCGAGGTTCTGGAGGCGTTGATGGCGGTGGCGGCCGGCGCCGCGCCGCGCCTGCGTTCCCCCGGCCCGCGCGATGCCGCGCTGCGGCTTGCCCGCACCTGTTACGACCACGCCGCCGGACGCCTCGGCGTCGCCATCGCCGACGCGCTGGCGGCGCAGGGGCACGTGGTGCTGGAGGGCGGCGCCGCGGCGGTGACCGAGAGCGGCCATGCCTTTTTCGCCGGGCTCGGGGTCGGGTTCGGCGGTGGCGGGCGACGGCCGCTGTGCCGCGCCTGTCTCGATTGGAGCGAGCGCCGCCCCCATCTCGCCGGGCGGCTCGGCGCGGCGCTGCTCGACCATGCGTTGAAGCGGGACTGGGTGCGGCGCGCCGCCGACGGCCGTGCCCTCGGCCTCACCCCGCTGGGGCTGGGCGAGCTGTCGCGCGCCTACGGTCTGCCGCCGGACTGGGCGGAAGAGAGATCCTAG
- a CDS encoding hypothetical protein (Evidence 5 : No homology to any previously reported sequences) yields MAEPLQPECPNAPMAKFSSEPSFRATVEALMNLYFNALREKFAAAPASGLTRAEVDAIYDYFKDGSPELDSYYRTLFETYDRIKAQSMMNSMRTDEFNRLLVESFEDYLVDRAAPKDGKAPPDRIPREVLPALFHATRQILGSEFVETSAKACHDIRRILEQRDGPAFSWDTFYSDPKVLQVQQRAIARIVVYFREDFEGKKKWIVKALNYNAGGSIKGGVASSYLFTEGRLKILLLAMIRRVDAGAMNAEARAVLARNVGEERIKTVERVKMDVKILDDKRLF; encoded by the coding sequence TTGGCGGAACCGCTGCAACCCGAGTGCCCGAACGCCCCGATGGCCAAGTTCTCGTCCGAGCCCAGCTTCCGCGCCACCGTCGAGGCGCTGATGAACCTCTATTTTAACGCGTTGCGCGAGAAGTTCGCCGCCGCCCCGGCGAGCGGCCTGACCCGCGCCGAGGTGGACGCGATCTACGACTACTTCAAGGACGGCAGCCCCGAGCTCGATTCCTATTACCGCACGTTGTTCGAAACCTACGACCGCATCAAGGCGCAGTCGATGATGAACAGCATGCGCACCGACGAGTTCAACCGCCTGCTGGTGGAAAGTTTCGAGGACTATCTCGTCGACCGCGCCGCGCCCAAGGACGGCAAGGCGCCGCCCGACCGCATCCCGCGCGAGGTGCTGCCGGCGCTGTTCCACGCCACCCGGCAGATTCTCGGCTCCGAGTTCGTCGAAACCTCCGCCAAGGCGTGCCACGACATCCGCCGCATTCTCGAACAGCGCGACGGCCCGGCGTTCTCGTGGGATACCTTCTATTCCGACCCCAAGGTCCTTCAGGTGCAACAGCGCGCGATCGCGCGCATCGTCGTCTACTTCCGCGAGGATTTCGAGGGCAAGAAGAAGTGGATCGTGAAGGCGCTCAACTACAACGCCGGAGGGTCGATCAAGGGCGGCGTCGCGAGCTCCTACCTCTTCACCGAGGGGCGGCTGAAGATTCTGCTGCTGGCGATGATCCGCCGCGTCGACGCCGGGGCGATGAACGCCGAGGCGCGCGCGGTGCTCGCGCGCAACGTCGGCGAGGAACGCATCAAGACCGTCGAGCGGGTGAAGATGGACGTCAAGATCCTCGACGACAAGCGGCTGTTCTAG
- the gltB gene encoding glutamate synthase, large subunit (Evidence 2a : Function of homologous gene experimentally demonstrated in an other organism; PubMedId : 1673677, 2643092, 3326786; Product type e : enzyme) produces MSNTDWHTAWNGAESGAEFVARFAESRRRMLAAGAVDPMDAHDACGVGLVATLDGKPRRQVVEYAINALKAVFHRGAVDADGKTGDGAGIHVQIPQNFFKDHVRRTGHEPEKGRLAIGMIFLPKTDLNAQEACRAIVENEVLQFGYSLYGWRQVPVNVSVIGEKANATRPEIEQIMIVNAKKLSEEDFERDLYIIRRRIENQVRQNNIPDFYICSMSCRSVIYKGLFLAEQLTSFYPDLVDERFVSSFAIYHQRYSTNTFPTWRLAQPFRMLAHNGEINTLAGNVNWMKSYEARMAEEVIGGAINDLKPVIQPGGSDSAALDNVFELMVRAGRTAPMVKCLMIPESIGQNDSMPAAHRAMFWYFNTVMTPWDGPAAIAATDGRWVVASMDRNGLRPMRYTVTADGLLIVGSETGMVRVPEEVVLEKGRVGPGQMIAVDLVEGRFYHDREIKDLLASKQPFTEWVKRITQIDDLIKTDAAAAPELEPEELRRRQLVYGLTMEDMELILQPMVEDGKEAVGSMGDDTPLAVLSSNYRGLHHFFRQNFSQVTNPPIDSLRETRVMSLKTRLGNLGNILAEEESQCNLLQLDSPVLSNTEFDAMRDYMGDTAHEIDVTFDPDGGPNALRAALTRIQREAEDAVRGGCVHIILNDKRISETRAPIPMILAVGAVHSHLVRNSLRTFTSLNVRCGKAMDPHYFAVLIGVGATTVNAYLTQEAIADRHRRGLFPGLTYEECIARYKTAIDQGLLKIMSKMGIGMISSYRGGYNFEAVGLSRTLVAEFFPGMNSRISGIGLSGLQHQMVEQHKRAYAMEHPLLPMGGFYRHRNGGEAHAWDGRLIHKVQEACAQDNYALYKEYAQGVYAMPPINVRDLLEIKSAGPVLQPEEVESVTEIRKHFLTPGMSLGALSPEAHGALNIAMNRIGAKSCSGEGGEVEERYRPTPEGDNPNSAIKQVASGRFGVTAEYLNQCREIEIKVAQGAKPGEGGQLPGFKVTEMIAKLRHSTPGVMLISPPPHHDIYSIEDLAQLIYDLKQINPRARVCVKLVARSGIGTIAAGVAKAKADIISISANSGGTGASPMTSIKYAGLPWELGLAEAHQMLTLNRLRHRVILRTDGGIKTGRDIVVAAMLGAEEFGIGTLSLISMGCIMVRQCHSNTCPVGVCTQDEDLRAKFRGTPQRVVNLFTFLAEEVKEILASIGVRSLADVVGRSDLLHQVSRGAAHLDDLDLNPILVQPDVGGWPNRCTLADGERNEVPDTLDAQMIHDARQALEEGEKMQLSYDVRNVQRAVGTRLSHHIVKRYGMFGLRPGHITVLLRGSAGQSLGAFAVQGLKLEVQGDANDYVGKGLSGGLITIRPSIASRLESHKNTIIGNTVLYGATAGKLFAAGQAGERFCVRNSGAEVVVEGCGSNGCEYMTGGTAVILGPVGHNFAAGMTGGMAFVFDPENRFAERLNPGSVICQRIEVPFYEQKLKALIEEHVAETDSRFAREILLNWEFFVTQFWQVVPQEMLDKLEVPVKLAEAAE; encoded by the coding sequence ATGAGCAACACCGACTGGCACACCGCCTGGAACGGCGCCGAGAGCGGCGCGGAATTCGTCGCCCGCTTCGCGGAGAGTCGCCGCCGCATGCTCGCCGCGGGCGCGGTCGATCCGATGGACGCCCACGACGCCTGCGGCGTCGGCCTCGTCGCCACCCTCGACGGCAAGCCGCGCCGTCAAGTGGTGGAGTACGCGATCAACGCGCTCAAGGCGGTGTTCCACCGCGGCGCGGTGGACGCCGACGGCAAGACCGGCGACGGCGCGGGCATCCACGTGCAGATCCCGCAGAACTTCTTCAAGGATCACGTGCGCCGCACCGGCCACGAGCCGGAGAAGGGCCGCCTCGCGATCGGCATGATCTTCCTGCCGAAGACCGACCTCAACGCCCAGGAGGCGTGCCGCGCGATCGTCGAGAACGAGGTGCTGCAGTTCGGCTATTCGCTCTACGGCTGGCGTCAGGTGCCGGTCAACGTCTCGGTGATCGGCGAGAAGGCCAACGCCACCCGCCCCGAGATCGAGCAGATCATGATCGTCAACGCCAAGAAGCTCTCGGAAGAGGACTTCGAGCGCGACCTCTACATCATCCGCCGCCGCATCGAGAACCAGGTGCGGCAGAACAACATTCCCGACTTCTACATCTGCTCGATGTCGTGCCGGTCGGTGATCTACAAGGGCCTGTTCCTCGCCGAGCAGCTCACGTCGTTCTATCCGGATCTCGTCGACGAGCGGTTCGTGTCGAGCTTCGCGATCTACCACCAGCGCTATTCCACCAACACCTTCCCCACGTGGCGGCTCGCGCAGCCGTTCCGCATGCTCGCCCACAACGGCGAGATCAACACCCTCGCCGGCAACGTCAACTGGATGAAGTCCTACGAGGCGCGCATGGCCGAGGAGGTAATCGGCGGCGCGATCAACGACCTGAAGCCGGTGATCCAGCCGGGCGGCTCGGATTCCGCGGCGCTCGACAACGTCTTCGAGCTGATGGTGCGCGCCGGACGCACCGCGCCGATGGTGAAGTGCCTGATGATTCCGGAATCGATCGGCCAGAACGATTCGATGCCCGCCGCCCACCGCGCGATGTTCTGGTACTTCAACACCGTGATGACGCCGTGGGACGGCCCGGCGGCGATCGCCGCCACCGACGGTCGCTGGGTGGTGGCGTCGATGGATCGCAACGGGCTGCGGCCGATGCGCTACACCGTCACCGCCGACGGCCTGCTGATCGTCGGCTCCGAGACCGGCATGGTGCGGGTGCCCGAGGAGGTGGTGCTGGAGAAGGGCCGCGTCGGCCCCGGCCAGATGATCGCCGTCGATCTCGTCGAGGGGCGCTTCTACCACGATCGCGAGATCAAGGACCTGCTGGCCTCGAAGCAGCCGTTCACCGAGTGGGTGAAGCGCATCACCCAGATCGACGACCTGATCAAGACCGACGCCGCCGCCGCGCCCGAGCTCGAACCCGAGGAGTTGCGCCGCCGTCAGCTCGTCTACGGCCTCACCATGGAGGACATGGAGCTGATCCTCCAGCCGATGGTGGAGGACGGCAAGGAGGCGGTCGGCTCGATGGGCGACGACACGCCGCTCGCGGTGCTGTCGTCCAACTACCGCGGGCTGCACCACTTCTTCCGTCAGAACTTCTCGCAGGTGACCAATCCGCCGATCGATTCCCTGCGCGAAACCCGGGTGATGTCGCTGAAGACCCGCCTCGGCAACCTCGGCAACATCCTCGCCGAGGAGGAGAGCCAGTGCAACCTGCTGCAACTCGACAGCCCGGTGCTCTCCAACACCGAATTCGACGCGATGCGCGACTACATGGGCGACACCGCCCATGAGATCGACGTCACATTCGACCCCGACGGCGGGCCGAACGCCCTCCGCGCCGCGCTCACCCGCATCCAGCGCGAGGCGGAGGACGCGGTGCGCGGCGGCTGCGTCCACATCATCCTCAACGACAAGCGGATCTCCGAAACCCGCGCGCCGATCCCGATGATCCTGGCGGTGGGCGCGGTGCATTCGCACCTGGTGCGCAACTCGCTGCGCACCTTCACCTCGCTCAACGTCCGTTGCGGCAAGGCGATGGACCCGCACTACTTCGCGGTGCTGATCGGCGTCGGCGCGACCACGGTGAACGCCTACCTCACCCAGGAGGCGATCGCCGACCGCCATCGCCGCGGCCTGTTCCCCGGCCTCACCTACGAGGAGTGCATCGCCCGCTACAAAACCGCGATCGACCAGGGGCTGCTGAAGATCATGTCGAAGATGGGCATCGGCATGATCTCGTCGTATCGCGGCGGCTACAACTTCGAGGCCGTCGGCCTCTCGCGGACCCTCGTCGCCGAGTTCTTCCCCGGCATGAACTCGCGGATCTCGGGCATCGGCCTCAGCGGCTTGCAGCACCAGATGGTGGAGCAGCACAAGCGGGCCTATGCGATGGAGCATCCGTTGCTGCCGATGGGCGGCTTCTACCGCCATCGCAACGGCGGCGAGGCCCACGCCTGGGACGGCCGCCTGATCCACAAGGTTCAGGAGGCGTGCGCCCAGGACAACTACGCCCTCTACAAGGAATACGCCCAGGGCGTCTACGCGATGCCGCCGATCAACGTGCGCGACCTGCTCGAGATCAAGTCCGCCGGTCCGGTGCTGCAGCCGGAGGAGGTGGAATCCGTCACCGAAATCCGCAAGCACTTCCTCACCCCCGGCATGTCGCTGGGCGCGCTCTCGCCCGAGGCCCACGGCGCGCTCAACATCGCGATGAACCGCATCGGCGCGAAGTCGTGCTCCGGCGAGGGCGGCGAGGTGGAAGAGCGCTACCGGCCGACGCCCGAGGGCGACAACCCCAATTCGGCGATCAAGCAGGTGGCGTCCGGCCGCTTCGGCGTCACCGCCGAATACCTCAACCAGTGCCGCGAGATCGAGATCAAGGTCGCCCAGGGCGCGAAGCCGGGCGAAGGCGGCCAGCTGCCGGGCTTCAAGGTCACCGAGATGATCGCGAAGCTCCGCCATTCGACCCCGGGGGTGATGCTGATCAGCCCGCCGCCGCACCACGACATCTACTCGATCGAAGATCTCGCGCAGCTGATCTACGACCTCAAGCAGATCAATCCGCGGGCGCGGGTGTGCGTCAAGCTGGTGGCGCGCTCCGGCATCGGCACGATCGCCGCGGGCGTCGCCAAGGCGAAGGCGGACATCATCTCGATCTCGGCGAATTCGGGCGGCACCGGCGCGTCGCCGATGACCTCGATCAAGTACGCGGGCCTGCCGTGGGAGCTGGGCCTCGCCGAGGCGCATCAGATGCTGACCCTCAACCGCCTGCGCCATCGCGTGATCCTGCGCACCGACGGCGGCATCAAGACCGGCCGCGACATCGTCGTCGCGGCGATGCTGGGGGCCGAGGAATTCGGCATCGGCACGCTGTCGCTGATCTCGATGGGCTGCATCATGGTGCGGCAGTGCCACTCCAACACCTGCCCGGTGGGCGTCTGCACCCAGGACGAGGACCTGCGCGCCAAGTTCAGGGGCACGCCGCAGCGGGTGGTCAACCTCTTCACCTTCCTCGCCGAGGAGGTGAAGGAGATTCTCGCGTCGATCGGCGTCCGGAGCCTCGCCGACGTGGTCGGCCGCTCCGACCTGCTGCATCAGGTGAGCCGCGGCGCCGCGCATCTCGACGACCTCGACCTCAACCCGATCCTGGTGCAGCCCGACGTCGGCGGCTGGCCGAACCGCTGTACCCTGGCGGACGGCGAGCGCAACGAGGTGCCCGACACGCTCGATGCGCAGATGATCCACGACGCCCGTCAGGCGCTCGAAGAGGGCGAGAAGATGCAGCTCTCCTACGACGTGCGCAACGTCCAGCGCGCCGTCGGCACCCGGCTCTCGCACCATATCGTCAAGCGTTACGGCATGTTCGGTCTGCGCCCCGGCCACATCACCGTGCTGCTGCGCGGCTCGGCCGGGCAGTCGCTCGGCGCGTTCGCGGTGCAGGGGCTGAAGCTCGAGGTGCAGGGCGACGCCAACGACTACGTCGGCAAGGGCCTTTCGGGCGGCCTCATCACCATCCGGCCGTCGATCGCGAGCCGCCTCGAAAGCCACAAGAACACCATCATCGGCAACACCGTCCTCTACGGCGCGACGGCGGGCAAGCTGTTCGCCGCCGGGCAGGCGGGCGAGCGCTTCTGCGTGCGCAATTCGGGCGCCGAGGTGGTGGTGGAGGGCTGCGGCTCCAACGGCTGCGAATACATGACCGGCGGCACCGCGGTGATCCTCGGGCCGGTCGGGCACAACTTCGCCGCGGGCATGACCGGCGGCATGGCGTTCGTGTTCGATCCGGAGAACCGCTTCGCCGAGCGGCTCAACCCCGGCTCGGTGATCTGCCAACGCATCGAGGTGCCGTTCTACGAGCAAAAGCTGAAGGCGCTGATCGAGGAGCACGTCGCCGAGACCGACTCCCGCTTCGCCCGCGAAATCCTGCTGAATTGGGAGTTTTTCGTTACCCAGTTCTGGCAGGTCGTGCCGCAGGAGATGCTCGACAAGCTCGAGGTTCCGGTGAAGCTCGCCGAAGCGGCCGAGTGA
- the gltD gene encoding glutamate synthase, 4Fe-4S protein, small subunit (Evidence 2a : Function of homologous gene experimentally demonstrated in an other organism; PubMedId : 2643092, 3326786, 9298646, 9600841; Product type c : carrier), whose protein sequence is MAKQKMLQFTKLDRRTPDKRAAAARRKDFAEIYGGFDAKGANAQASRCEQCGIPFCSIHCPVHNHIPDWLMLAATDRLEEAYAVSSATNTLPEICGRICPQDRLCEGSCVLEQSTHGAVTIGAMEKYITDTAFEKGWVKPFTPRVERPESVGIVGAGPAGLAAAEQLRRVGYRVDVYDRYDRAGGLLTYGIPGFKLEKEVVARRVKVFEDSGVVFHPNTDIGKTVTMRELRRRHHAVVIATGVYKARALDLPGAALAGVIPALEYLTCSNRLNLGDTPEGFTSGRLDAKGKKVVVIGGGDTAMDCLRTAVRQGATSVKCLYRRDRANMPGSQREVDNAIEEGAEFVWLTQPLEITGTAKGGVAGVRTVRMHLGLPDASGRQSPAPVPGSEALIEADMVIEALGFEPEDLPAMFGEPELAVRRSGTLEVDAATMMTTLDGVFAAGDIVRGASLVVWAVRDGRDVAQHVHAYIRQGAEASSLVNAG, encoded by the coding sequence ATGGCGAAGCAGAAGATGCTCCAGTTCACCAAGCTGGACCGCCGCACCCCGGACAAGCGGGCCGCCGCCGCGCGCCGGAAGGACTTCGCCGAAATCTACGGCGGGTTTGACGCCAAGGGCGCGAACGCCCAGGCGTCGCGCTGCGAGCAGTGCGGAATTCCGTTCTGCAGCATCCACTGCCCGGTTCACAACCACATCCCCGACTGGCTGATGCTCGCCGCCACCGATCGCCTGGAGGAGGCCTATGCGGTCTCCTCGGCGACCAACACCCTGCCCGAGATCTGCGGCCGCATCTGCCCGCAGGACCGGCTGTGCGAGGGGTCGTGCGTGCTCGAACAGTCGACCCACGGCGCGGTGACGATCGGCGCGATGGAGAAGTACATCACCGACACCGCGTTCGAGAAGGGCTGGGTCAAGCCGTTCACGCCGCGGGTCGAGCGGCCGGAATCGGTCGGCATCGTCGGCGCCGGACCGGCGGGCCTCGCCGCCGCCGAGCAGCTCCGCCGCGTCGGCTACCGCGTCGACGTCTACGACCGCTACGACCGCGCCGGCGGCCTGCTCACCTACGGCATTCCCGGCTTCAAGCTGGAGAAGGAGGTGGTGGCGCGCCGGGTCAAGGTGTTCGAGGACTCGGGCGTGGTGTTCCATCCCAACACCGACATCGGCAAGACCGTGACGATGCGCGAGCTGCGCCGCCGCCATCATGCGGTGGTGATTGCCACCGGCGTCTACAAGGCGCGCGCCCTCGACCTTCCCGGCGCGGCCCTTGCGGGCGTGATCCCGGCGCTCGAATACCTCACCTGCTCCAACCGCCTCAACCTCGGCGACACGCCGGAGGGGTTCACGAGCGGGCGGCTCGACGCCAAGGGCAAGAAGGTGGTGGTGATCGGCGGCGGCGACACCGCGATGGACTGCCTGCGCACCGCGGTGCGTCAGGGCGCGACCTCGGTGAAGTGCCTCTACCGCCGCGACCGCGCCAACATGCCGGGTTCGCAGCGCGAGGTCGACAACGCGATCGAGGAAGGCGCGGAGTTCGTCTGGCTCACCCAGCCGCTCGAGATCACCGGCACCGCCAAGGGCGGCGTGGCCGGGGTGCGCACGGTGCGCATGCACCTCGGCCTGCCCGACGCCTCGGGCCGCCAGAGCCCGGCGCCGGTGCCGGGGTCGGAGGCGCTGATCGAGGCCGACATGGTGATCGAGGCGCTCGGCTTCGAACCCGAGGACCTGCCGGCGATGTTCGGCGAGCCGGAGCTGGCGGTGCGCCGGTCCGGGACCCTCGAGGTCGACGCGGCGACGATGATGACCACCCTCGACGGCGTGTTCGCCGCGGGCGACATCGTGCGCGGCGCGTCGCTGGTGGTGTGGGCGGTGCGCGACGGACGGGACGTCGCCCAGCACGTTCACGCCTACATTCGTCAGGGCGCGGAAGCGTCCTCTCTGGTCAACGCGGGCTGA